A single region of the Amia ocellicauda isolate fAmiCal2 chromosome 8, fAmiCal2.hap1, whole genome shotgun sequence genome encodes:
- the klhl8 gene encoding kelch-like protein 8, producing MYLVNGRKWVIAACEGDEVWRAVAAVMASGDMVPEHAKHNQAKEKRQPKTVEGEYEIEGSYIFEAHEAWKEFHNSLRQFYEAGELCDVTLKVGSRLIPCHKLVLACVIPYFKAMFLSEMSEAKQELIEIQDFDGDAIQDLVRFAYSSKLTLTVDNVQPLLYAACILQVELVARACCEYMKAHFHPSNCLAVRAFAESHNRVDLMDMADRYACEHFRDVVECEDFPCVSPQHLRTLLSSNELNIDSEAQVYRAALKWLNTNPQHHTVWLDEILSQVRLPLLPVEFLTGTVAKDETIRSNLKCRDLLDEARNYHLHLSSQAVPDFEYSVRTTPRKYTAGVLFCVGGRGGSGDPFRSIECYSISKNSWFFGPEMNSRRRHVGVLSVGGKVYAVGGHDGSEHLGSMEMFDPHTNKWMMKASMNTKRRGIALAALGGPIYAIGGLDDNSCFNDVERYDIESDHWRAVAPMNTPRGGVGSVSLGSYVYAVGGNDGVASLSSVERYDPHLDKWMEVKEMGQRRAGNGVSELNGCLYVVGGFDDNSPLSSVERFDPRAHRWEYVAELTTPRGGVGVATLMGKIFAVGGHNGNIYLNTVEAFDPVMNRWELVGSVSHCRAGAGVAVCASHVSQIRDVGQGSSNVVDCM from the exons atgtacctGGTCAATGGAAGGAAATGGGTGATCGCAGCTTGCGAGGGGGATGAG GTTTGGAGAGCTGTAGCTGCAGTCATGGCGTCAGGGGACATGGTGCCAGAGCATGCCAAGCACAACCAGGCCAAGGAGAAGAGGCAGCCCAAGACCGTTGAGGGAGAATATGAGATTGAAGGGTCGTACATTTTCGAGGCCCACGAGGCCTGGAAAGAGTTCCACAATTCACTGCGGCAGTTCTATGAAGCTGGGGAGCTTTGCGATGTCACACTAAAG GTTGGTAGCAGACTGATCCCATGCCACAAGCTAGTGCTGGCCTGTGTCATCCCCTACTTCAAGGCTATGTTCCTGTCTGAGATGTCAGAGGCCAAGCAGGAGTTGATCGAGATCCAGGACTTTGACGGGGATGCCATCCAGGATCTGGTGCGCTTTGCCTACTCCTCCAAACTGACTCTGACTGTGGACAATGTGCAGCCGCTGCTCTATGCTGCCTGTATCCTGCAGGTGGAGCTGGTGGCCCGGGCCTGCTGTGAGTACATGAAGGCCCACTTTCACCCCTCCAACTGCCTGGCGGTGCGAGCCTTCGCTGAGAGCCACAACCGAGTGGACCTCATGGACATGGCCGACCGCTACGCCTGTGAGCATTTCCGAGATGTGGTGGAGTGCGAAGACTTCCCCTGCGTGTCCCCCCAGCACCTGCGCACCCTACTCTCCTCCAATGAGCTCAACATCGACTCGGAGGCCCAGGTCTACAGGGCCGCCCTCAAGTGGCTCAACACCAACCCCCAGCACCACACGGTCTGGCTGGATGAGATCCTATCCCAG GTACGTCTACCCCTGCTCCCTGTGGAATTCCTCACTGGGACAGTAGCAAAAGACGAGACAATCAGAAGCAACCTAAAATGCAGGGACCTTCTGGATGAGGCCAGAAACTACCACCTTCATCTGAGCAGCCAAGCTGTGCCGGATTTCGAGTATTCTGTGCGTACCACCCCCAGGAAATACACAGCAG GAGTCCTCTTCTGTGTTGGGGGCAGGGGGGGCTCTGGGGATCCCTTTCGCAGCATTGAGTGTTATTCCATCAGCAAGAACAGCTGGTTCTTCGGGCCGGAGATGAACAGCCGGCGCAGGCATGTGGGAGTCCTCTCCGTGGGAG GTAAAGTGTACGCTGTTGGAGGACATGACGGAAGTGAACATTTGGGCAGCATGGAAATGTTCGATCCCCACACTAACAAATGGATGATGAAGGCTTCAATGAACACAAAGAG GCGAGGAATTGCCCTAGCTGCCCTGGGAGGCCCCATCTATGCCATCGGAGGGCTAGATGACAACTCGTGCTTTAACGATGTGGAAAGATATGACATTGAGTCAGACCACTGGCGTGCTGTGGCCCCAATGAACACCCCCAGGGGTGGTGTTGGCTCTGTGTCACTGGGG AGCTATGTGTACGCAGTGGGAGGCAATGACGGGGTGGCCTCTCTGTCCAGTGTGGAGAGGTATGACCCTCATCTTGACAAGTGGATGGAAGTGAAAGAGATGGGGCAGAGGCGGGCAGGGAATGGAGTCAGTGAGTTGAATGGCTGCCTGTACGTGGTGG GTGGGTTCGATGACAATTCCCCCCTCAGCTCCGTGGAGCGTTTCGACCCCCGTGCCCACCGTTGGGAGTATGTGGCTGAGCTGACCACTCCGCGGGGCGGGGTAGGGGTAGCCACTCTCATGGGCAAAATCTTCGCCGTCGGGGGCCACAACGGAAACATCTACCTAAATACGGTCGAGGCTTTTGATCCAGTAATGAACAG GTGGGAGCTGGTGGGGTCGGTGTCGCATTGCCGAGCTGGGGCTGGGGTCGCCGTGTGTGCCTCTCACGTCAGCCAGATACGTGATGTAGGCCAGGGATCCAGCAATGTGGTGGACTGTATGTGA
- the LOC136754777 gene encoding flavin reductase (NADPH) has translation MRLAVLGATGQTGQHVVNQALQQGHIVTAIVRTPSKLTVHHQNLKVVEGNIFSEESLTPHFKGQDAVISCLGFPMAFISAVTGYTDSMNTALNAMRQAKVNRLISMTSWYTEPNSGTKSSYLIRFLLLPMIRSVLSNMYQMEEVLSKTQDINWTVVRPPGLRNEPATAKEFLTHEGYFVPDDSGNPVGNSVARGDVARFMLSLLNSNAWVKKGVAMTTK, from the exons ATGaggctggctgtgctgggggctACAGGTCAGACTGGACAGCATGTGGTGAACCAGGCTCTGCAGCAAGGCCACATTGTCACTGCTATCGTTCGAACGCCAAGCAAACTCACAGTGCATCACCAGAACCTGAAG GTGGTGGAGGGCAATATCTTCTCCGAGGAGAGTCTCACACCTCATTTCAAGGGGCAGGATGCTGTCATATCTTGTCTGGGGTTTCCTATGGCGTTTATCTCGGCAGTTACTGGATACACAGACTCAATGAACACTGCATTGAATGCCATGCGGCAGGCAAAGGTCAACCGGCTGATCTCAATGACTTCTTGGTACACTGAAC ctAATTCTGGTACAAAGTCATCATACCTCATACGCTTCCTCCTTCTCCCCATGATAAGAAGTGTGCTGAGCAATATGTATCAGATGGAAGAAGTTCTGTCTAAGACTCAGGATATTAACTGGACAGTAGTGAGACCACCAGGTCTGAGGAATGAGCCTGCTACAG CAAAGGAATTCCTGACTCATGAAGGATACTTTGTGCCTGACGACAGTGGGAATCCAGTGGGAAACTCTGTGGCAAGGGGAGACGTTGCGCGTTTTATGCTCTCTCTTCTCAACAGCAACGCATGGGTCAAGAAAGGAGTGGCCATGACTACCAAGTGA